In Pseudomonas sp. MTM4, one genomic interval encodes:
- a CDS encoding murein L,D-transpeptidase family protein — MRWLLAIVCFTFATLSHATAAPVFDASFIDKVLVVKSERQLHLISRGVTMKSYRVSLGKQPGPKQREGDQRTPEGLYWINWRKTSDKYNLAMHISYPNARDLARARAEGARPGSMIMLHGTPLDEEYPEWFFHTLDWTEGCIALKNDDMREIWNLVKDGTLIEIRP, encoded by the coding sequence ATGCGCTGGCTGTTAGCGATCGTCTGCTTCACCTTTGCCACTCTTTCCCATGCCACCGCTGCGCCAGTCTTCGATGCCTCGTTTATCGACAAGGTGCTGGTGGTCAAATCGGAACGCCAGCTGCACTTGATCAGCCGGGGCGTGACGATGAAAAGCTATCGCGTCTCGCTGGGGAAACAGCCCGGTCCCAAGCAGCGCGAAGGCGATCAGCGAACGCCGGAAGGGTTGTACTGGATCAATTGGCGCAAAACGTCCGACAAGTACAACCTGGCGATGCACATCTCCTACCCGAACGCCAGGGATTTGGCCCGCGCCCGTGCCGAGGGCGCGCGACCAGGCAGCATGATCATGCTTCATGGCACGCCGCTGGATGAGGAATACCCCGAGTGGTTTTTCCATACCCTTGACTGGACCGAGGGCTGCATCGCGCTGAAGAACGACGACATGCGTGAGATATGGAATCTGGTGAAAGACGGCACGCTGATCGAGATTCGTCCGTAG
- a CDS encoding CoA pyrophosphatase, with amino-acid sequence MLDKILQRVRDYSPHLLEPEGRMPEAAVLMPITRGDSPELVLTLRASGLSTHGGEVAFPGGRRDPEDQDLVHTALREAEEEVGLAPGIVEIVGPLSSLVSLHGIHVTPYVGIVPDYVEYRANDAEIASVFSVPLDFFCQDAREVTHRIDYQGVAWYVPSYHYGEYKIWGLTAIMIVELVNLVYDAGIEMHSPPASYIDLSQKRS; translated from the coding sequence ATGCTGGACAAAATACTCCAACGGGTGCGTGACTATTCCCCGCATCTTCTGGAGCCGGAAGGCCGGATGCCCGAAGCGGCGGTCTTGATGCCCATCACACGTGGCGATTCGCCGGAGCTGGTCCTGACCCTGCGCGCCAGTGGTCTATCCACTCATGGCGGCGAGGTGGCATTTCCCGGTGGCCGGCGTGATCCCGAAGATCAAGATCTAGTCCATACCGCATTGCGCGAAGCCGAGGAAGAAGTTGGCCTGGCTCCGGGGATAGTAGAAATCGTCGGACCGCTGAGCAGCCTCGTATCGCTGCATGGTATCCACGTCACGCCTTATGTCGGCATCGTGCCGGACTATGTCGAATACCGCGCCAACGATGCTGAGATTGCCTCGGTGTTTTCCGTGCCACTGGACTTTTTCTGCCAGGACGCGCGGGAGGTGACCCACCGAATCGATTACCAGGGTGTTGCCTGGTACGTCCCGTCTTACCACTATGGCGAATACAAAATCTGGGGATTGACGGCCATCATGATCGTCGAGCTGGTTAACCTGGTATACGACGCCGGGATCGAAATGCACAGCCCTCCCGCTTCTTATATCGATTTGAGCCAGAAGAGGTCATGA
- the purT gene encoding formate-dependent phosphoribosylglycinamide formyltransferase codes for MPRIGTPLSASATRVLLCGSGELGKELVIELQRLGVEVIAVDRYANAPAMQVAHRHHVVDMLDGAALRAIIEQERPHFIVPEIEAIATATLVELEREGYTVIPTARAAQLTMNREGIRRLAAEELGLPTSPYRFADSLEECRAAASLLGFPCLIKPVMSSSGKGQSVLRSEADIVTAWDYAQAGGRAGKGRVIVEGFVDFDYEITLLTVRHADGTTFCQPVGHRQEKGDYQESWQPQPMTAGALAEAERIALAVTDALGGRGIFGVELFIKGDKVWFCEVSPRPHDTGLVTLVSQDLSEFALHARAILGLPIPAIRQFGPSASAVVLVEGESEQVSFGNLAAAMAEPDTALRLFGKPGVSGQRRMGVALARDMSIEAARAKAMRVASAIDIEF; via the coding sequence ATGCCCCGAATAGGTACTCCGCTGTCGGCCAGCGCAACCCGTGTGCTGCTCTGTGGCTCTGGTGAGCTCGGCAAGGAGCTGGTCATCGAGCTTCAACGCCTGGGCGTGGAAGTCATTGCGGTGGACCGTTACGCCAACGCTCCGGCCATGCAGGTGGCGCATCGTCATCATGTCGTCGATATGCTCGACGGCGCTGCGCTGAGGGCGATCATCGAGCAGGAAAGGCCACATTTCATCGTGCCGGAAATCGAAGCGATCGCCACCGCGACGCTGGTGGAGCTGGAGCGCGAAGGTTATACGGTCATCCCTACCGCGCGGGCCGCGCAGCTCACCATGAACCGCGAAGGTATTCGCCGCCTGGCTGCTGAGGAGCTTGGTCTGCCGACTTCGCCGTACCGTTTCGCCGACTCGCTGGAGGAATGTCGCGCGGCGGCTTCCTTGCTCGGCTTCCCCTGCCTGATCAAGCCTGTCATGAGTTCGTCCGGCAAGGGGCAATCGGTCCTGCGAAGTGAAGCCGATATCGTCACGGCCTGGGACTATGCGCAAGCTGGCGGTCGAGCCGGGAAAGGGCGGGTGATCGTCGAAGGTTTCGTCGATTTCGACTATGAAATCACGCTGCTGACCGTTCGGCATGCAGATGGAACCACCTTCTGCCAGCCGGTTGGGCATCGTCAGGAAAAGGGTGATTATCAGGAATCCTGGCAGCCGCAGCCGATGACTGCAGGCGCACTGGCCGAGGCTGAACGCATTGCGCTGGCGGTCACCGACGCGCTGGGTGGACGCGGTATTTTCGGTGTCGAACTTTTCATCAAGGGTGACAAGGTCTGGTTTTGCGAGGTTTCACCCAGGCCGCACGATACGGGCCTAGTGACCCTTGTCTCCCAGGATCTTTCCGAGTTTGCGCTGCATGCCCGGGCGATCCTTGGGCTACCGATTCCGGCGATCCGTCAGTTCGGACCATCGGCTTCGGCCGTAGTGCTGGTGGAGGGTGAGTCCGAGCAGGTGAGCTTCGGCAATCTGGCCGCCGCGATGGCCGAGCCAGATACCGCACTGCGTCTGTTCGGCAAACCGGGCGTCAGCGGGCAGCGGCGAATGGGAGTGGCGCTGGCTCGCGACATGTCGATCGAGGCTGCGCGTGCCAAGGCGATGCGGGTGGCCTCGGCTATCGATATCGAATTCTGA
- a CDS encoding amino acid ABC transporter ATP-binding protein, which yields MSDTSLQAGQPERSGEPVIQMQDVNKWFGQFHVLKDIDLSVTQGERIVLCGPSGSGKSTTIRCLNRLEEHQKGRIVINGVELTNDLKQIEAIRSEVGMVFQHFNLFPHLTVLQNCTLAPMWVRKLPRRQAEEIAMHYLERVRIPEQADKFPGQLSGGQQQRVAIARALCMKPKIMLFDEPTSALDPEMVKEVLDTMVGLAESGMTMLCVTHEMGFARTVADRVIFMDKGEIVEQADPEVFFTNPVNERTKLFLSQILH from the coding sequence ATGAGCGATACATCACTGCAAGCCGGGCAGCCTGAGCGCTCCGGCGAACCGGTCATCCAGATGCAGGACGTGAACAAATGGTTCGGCCAGTTCCATGTACTCAAGGACATCGACCTGAGCGTCACCCAGGGCGAGCGAATCGTGCTGTGCGGGCCCTCCGGCTCGGGCAAATCGACCACTATTCGCTGCCTCAATAGGCTCGAAGAGCACCAAAAGGGCCGCATCGTGATCAACGGCGTGGAGCTGACCAACGACCTCAAGCAGATCGAGGCGATTCGCAGCGAAGTGGGCATGGTTTTCCAGCATTTCAATCTGTTCCCGCACCTGACGGTGCTGCAGAACTGCACGCTGGCGCCCATGTGGGTGCGCAAGCTGCCGCGACGCCAGGCGGAAGAGATCGCCATGCATTACCTGGAGCGCGTGCGCATTCCGGAACAGGCTGACAAATTTCCCGGGCAGCTTTCCGGCGGCCAGCAACAACGCGTGGCCATCGCTCGTGCCCTGTGTATGAAGCCCAAGATCATGCTGTTCGACGAACCCACTTCGGCGCTGGATCCGGAAATGGTCAAGGAGGTGCTGGATACCATGGTCGGCCTCGCCGAGAGCGGCATGACCATGCTCTGCGTGACCCACGAAATGGGCTTCGCCCGCACCGTGGCCGACCGGGTGATCTTCATGGACAAAGGCGAGATCGTTGAGCAAGCCGATCCAGAGGTGTTCTTTACCAACCCAGTCAATGAGCGGACGAAACTGTTCTTAAGCCAGATACTGCATTAA
- a CDS encoding gamma carbonic anhydrase family protein, translated as MKYRLGDSRVETHPESWVAPNATLVGKIRLDAGANVWFGAVLRGDNELIHVGENSNVQDGSVMHTDMGYPLTLGTGVTVGHNAMLHGCTVGDYSLVGINAVILNGAKIGKYCIIGANTLIAEGKEIPDGSLVVGSPGKVVRELTEQQKKMLEASAAHYVHNAQRYAQDLAEQDD; from the coding sequence GTGAAATATCGCCTGGGTGATTCCCGCGTCGAAACCCATCCCGAGAGCTGGGTCGCACCAAACGCTACTCTGGTCGGCAAGATCCGCCTTGATGCAGGGGCCAACGTCTGGTTCGGTGCGGTGCTGCGTGGCGACAACGAACTGATCCATGTCGGCGAAAACAGCAACGTGCAGGACGGCAGTGTCATGCACACCGACATGGGCTATCCGCTGACGCTGGGAACCGGCGTCACCGTTGGGCACAACGCCATGCTGCACGGCTGTACTGTCGGCGATTACAGCCTGGTCGGGATCAACGCGGTGATCCTCAACGGGGCGAAGATCGGCAAGTACTGCATCATCGGCGCCAACACACTGATTGCCGAAGGTAAGGAAATCCCCGATGGCTCGCTGGTGGTGGGGTCGCCCGGCAAAGTGGTTCGCGAGCTGACCGAACAGCAGAAGAAGATGCTCGAAGCGAGCGCTGCGCATTACGTACACAACGCCCAGCGCTACGCGCAAGATCTGGCGGAGCAAGACGATTGA
- the purL gene encoding phosphoribosylformylglycinamidine synthase has protein sequence MLILRGAPALSAFRHGKLLAQLTAKVPAVSGLYAEFAHFAEVSGTLGADEEQVLARLLKYGPSVPVQEPAGRLFLVVPRFGTISSWSSKASDIAHNCGLGKIQRLERGIAFYVQGELGDAEAQLITAALHDRMTQLVLERFEDAANLFSHAQPKPLTAVDVLGGGRAALEQANVELGLALADDEIDYLVTSFEGLGRNPHDIELMMFAQANSEHCRHKIFNASWDIDGESQDKSLFGMIKNTYQMHSEGVLSAYKDNASVIVGHEAGRFYPDAATGEYAAHRQPVHILMKVETHNHPTAIAPFPGAATGSGGEIRDEGATGRGSKPKAGLTGFTVSNLNIPDFEQPWEKPYGKPERIVTPLDIMIEGPLGGAAFNNEFGRPALAGYFRTFEQSIETPRGEEVRGYHKPIMLAGGLGNIREDHVQKGEISVGGKLIVLGGPAMLIGLGGGAASSMATGASSADLDFASVQRDNPEMERRCQEVIDRCWQLGEQNPIKFIHDVGAGGLSNAFPELVNDAGRGGRFDLRNIPNDEPGMAPHEIWCNESQERYVLSVDAVDFERFKAICERERCPFAVVGEATEEPHLTVADSHFGNKPVDMPLNVLLGKTPRMHRSANREAELGDDFSAASVYLDDAVGRVLRHPAVASKSFLITIGDRSITGMVARDQMVGPWQVPVADCAVTTTSYDVNTGEAMAMGERTPLALLDAPASGRMAIGETLTNLAAARIEKLSDIKLSANWMAAAGHPGEDARLYDTVKAVGMELCPQLGLTIPVGKDSMSMKTRWGEGGAEKSVTSPMSLVVSGFAPVIDVRKTLTPQLRLDKGATDLILIDLGRGQHRMGGSILAQVYGKLGRQAPDVDDAEDLQAFFAVIQGLNADGLLQAYHDRSDGGLLTTALEMAFAGHCGLNLNLDALLDDADEIPAVLFNEELGAVIQVRQDDTEIVLAQFSAAGLGDCVAVIGQLANNGYISIRLAGSEVFSGDRRLLQQQWSETSYRIQRLRDNVECADQEFDALLEEDNPGLNVKLSFDVNQDIAAPYIKRGVRPQVAILREQGVNGQTEMAAAFDRAGFAAVDVHMSDILSGRISLERFKGLVACGGFSYGDVLGAGEGWAKSILFNSRAREEFSTFFERSDSFGLGICNGCQMLSNLRELVPGSESWPHFVRNRSEQFEARVAMVQVQDSPSIFLQGMAGSRLPIAIAHGEGHAEFESEEALLEADLSGTVALRYVDNHGKVTERYPANPGGSPRGITGLTTRDGRVTIMMPHPERVFRAVTNSWRPDEWQEDGGWMRMFRNARVWVD, from the coding sequence ATGTTGATCCTGCGCGGCGCTCCCGCTCTTTCCGCCTTCCGTCACGGCAAGCTCCTGGCACAACTGACCGCGAAGGTCCCCGCTGTAAGCGGGCTGTATGCCGAGTTCGCTCATTTCGCTGAAGTATCCGGCACGCTTGGTGCGGACGAGGAGCAAGTGCTCGCCCGGCTGCTCAAGTATGGCCCGAGCGTCCCTGTGCAGGAGCCGGCTGGCCGGCTGTTCCTGGTGGTGCCGCGTTTCGGCACCATTTCGTCCTGGTCGAGCAAGGCCAGCGATATCGCCCACAACTGCGGTCTCGGCAAAATCCAGCGCCTGGAACGCGGTATCGCTTTCTACGTACAAGGCGAGCTTGGCGATGCCGAGGCACAGCTGATCACCGCTGCGCTGCATGACCGCATGACCCAGCTGGTGCTCGAGCGCTTCGAAGACGCCGCCAATTTGTTCAGCCACGCACAGCCCAAGCCGCTCACCGCGGTGGATGTGCTGGGCGGTGGCCGAGCCGCGCTGGAGCAGGCCAACGTCGAGCTGGGCCTGGCCCTGGCCGATGACGAAATCGACTATCTGGTGACCAGCTTCGAAGGGCTGGGGCGCAACCCCCACGACATCGAGCTGATGATGTTCGCCCAGGCCAACTCCGAGCATTGCCGGCACAAAATCTTCAACGCCAGCTGGGACATCGACGGCGAGAGCCAGGACAAGTCCCTGTTCGGCATGATCAAGAACACCTACCAGATGCATTCCGAGGGCGTGCTGTCGGCCTACAAGGACAATGCCTCGGTGATCGTCGGCCACGAGGCCGGGCGTTTCTACCCGGATGCCGCGACCGGCGAATATGCCGCGCACCGCCAGCCGGTGCATATCCTGATGAAGGTGGAAACCCACAACCACCCGACCGCCATCGCACCCTTCCCCGGCGCAGCCACCGGTTCGGGCGGCGAGATTCGTGACGAAGGCGCCACCGGTCGCGGCTCCAAGCCCAAGGCTGGGTTGACCGGCTTCACCGTGTCCAATCTGAACATTCCCGATTTCGAGCAGCCCTGGGAAAAGCCCTACGGCAAGCCCGAGCGCATCGTCACGCCGCTGGATATCATGATCGAAGGCCCGCTGGGCGGCGCCGCGTTCAACAACGAATTCGGCCGTCCGGCGCTGGCTGGCTATTTCCGTACCTTCGAGCAAAGCATCGAAACCCCTCGCGGCGAAGAAGTGCGCGGCTATCACAAGCCGATCATGCTCGCCGGCGGCCTGGGCAACATCCGTGAAGATCACGTGCAGAAGGGCGAGATTTCGGTCGGCGGCAAGCTGATCGTGCTCGGCGGCCCGGCGATGCTGATTGGCCTCGGCGGCGGTGCGGCCTCTTCCATGGCCACCGGCGCCAGCTCGGCGGATCTGGATTTTGCCTCGGTGCAGCGCGACAACCCGGAAATGGAGCGCCGTTGCCAGGAAGTGATCGACCGCTGCTGGCAGCTGGGCGAACAGAACCCGATCAAGTTCATCCACGACGTCGGCGCGGGCGGTCTGTCCAATGCCTTCCCCGAGCTGGTCAACGATGCCGGCCGTGGCGGCCGCTTCGATCTGCGCAACATTCCCAACGACGAACCGGGCATGGCGCCGCACGAGATCTGGTGCAACGAATCCCAGGAGCGCTACGTGCTCTCGGTGGACGCCGTTGATTTCGAGCGTTTCAAGGCCATCTGCGAGCGCGAGCGCTGCCCATTCGCGGTGGTCGGCGAGGCTACCGAAGAGCCGCACCTGACCGTGGCCGACAGCCATTTCGGCAACAAGCCGGTGGACATGCCGCTCAACGTGCTGCTCGGCAAGACGCCGCGCATGCACCGCAGCGCCAACCGCGAAGCCGAACTGGGTGATGATTTCAGCGCGGCCTCGGTCTATCTGGATGACGCCGTTGGCCGGGTGCTGCGCCATCCGGCGGTAGCCAGCAAGAGCTTCCTGATCACCATCGGCGACCGCAGCATCACCGGCATGGTGGCGCGCGATCAGATGGTCGGCCCCTGGCAGGTGCCGGTGGCTGACTGCGCCGTGACCACCACCAGCTACGACGTCAACACTGGCGAAGCCATGGCCATGGGCGAGCGCACGCCGCTGGCGCTGCTGGACGCCCCAGCATCCGGACGGATGGCCATCGGCGAGACGCTGACCAACCTTGCCGCTGCGCGCATTGAGAAGCTGTCCGACATCAAGCTGTCCGCCAACTGGATGGCCGCCGCCGGTCATCCGGGTGAAGACGCGCGGCTGTACGACACGGTCAAAGCCGTCGGCATGGAGCTCTGCCCGCAGCTGGGCCTGACCATTCCGGTGGGCAAGGACTCGATGTCGATGAAAACCCGCTGGGGTGAGGGCGGCGCCGAGAAGAGCGTCACCTCGCCCATGTCGCTGGTCGTCTCCGGCTTCGCGCCGGTGATCGATGTACGCAAGACTCTGACGCCGCAGCTTCGGCTGGACAAGGGCGCCACCGACCTGATCCTGATCGACCTGGGCCGTGGCCAGCACCGCATGGGCGGCTCGATCCTGGCCCAGGTGTACGGCAAGCTCGGCCGCCAGGCGCCGGACGTCGACGATGCTGAGGATCTGCAGGCGTTCTTCGCGGTGATCCAGGGGTTGAATGCCGATGGCCTGCTGCAGGCCTATCACGACCGTTCCGACGGCGGTCTGCTGACCACTGCGCTGGAAATGGCCTTTGCCGGTCATTGCGGGCTGAACCTGAACCTGGACGCTCTGCTGGACGATGCGGACGAAATCCCCGCAGTGCTGTTCAACGAAGAGCTGGGCGCGGTGATCCAGGTGCGCCAGGACGATACCGAAATCGTCTTGGCACAGTTCAGCGCCGCCGGCCTCGGCGATTGCGTGGCGGTGATCGGCCAGCTAGCCAACAATGGCTACATCTCGATCCGGCTTGCCGGCAGCGAAGTGTTCAGTGGAGATCGCCGACTACTGCAACAGCAGTGGAGCGAGACCAGCTATCGCATCCAGCGCCTGCGCGACAACGTCGAGTGTGCCGATCAGGAATTCGATGCGCTGCTGGAAGAGGACAACCCCGGCCTCAACGTCAAGCTCAGCTTTGACGTCAACCAGGACATCGCCGCGCCCTACATCAAGCGCGGCGTGCGACCGCAGGTGGCGATCCTGCGTGAGCAAGGCGTTAACGGCCAGACCGAGATGGCGGCCGCTTTCGACCGCGCCGGCTTCGCCGCTGTGGACGTGCACATGAGTGACATTCTCTCGGGACGCATCAGCCTGGAACGCTTCAAAGGCCTGGTTGCCTGCGGCGGTTTTTCCTATGGCGACGTGCTCGGCGCCGGTGAAGGCTGGGCCAAGTCGATCCTGTTCAACAGCCGTGCGCGCGAGGAATTCAGCACTTTCTTCGAGCGCAGCGACAGCTTCGGCCTGGGTATCTGTAACGGTTGCCAGATGCTTTCCAATCTGCGCGAGCTGGTGCCTGGTAGCGAGTCCTGGCCGCACTTCGTGCGCAACCGTTCCGAGCAGTTCGAGGCGCGCGTGGCCATGGTCCAGGTGCAGGATTCGCCGTCGATCTTCCTTCAGGGCATGGCCGGTTCGCGTCTGCCGATCGCGATTGCGCACGGGGAAGGGCATGCGGAGTTCGAAAGCGAGGAAGCACTGCTCGAGGCGGATCTATCCGGCACCGTTGCTCTGCGCTACGTGGACAACCATGGCAAGGTCACCGAGCGTTATCCGGCCAACCCTGGCGGCTCCCCGCGCGGTATCACAGGTTTGACCACGCGCGACGGTCGCGTGACCATCATGATGCCGCACCCGGAGCGTGTCTTCCGTGCCGTGACCAACTCCTGGCGCCCAGATGAGTGGCAGGAAGACGGTGGCTGGATGCGCATGTTCCGCAACGCGCGGGTCTGGGTCGACTGA
- a CDS encoding DUF1289 domain-containing protein, producing MIADDKPVASPCVSICALDEDDFCTGCQRSIDEIRRWSQMGNPERRQVLLRCHERARVSGLLF from the coding sequence TTGATTGCTGACGATAAGCCGGTTGCGTCTCCTTGCGTCAGCATCTGCGCGCTGGACGAAGACGATTTCTGCACCGGCTGCCAGCGCAGCATCGACGAAATCCGCCGCTGGAGCCAGATGGGCAATCCGGAGCGGCGGCAGGTGCTGCTGCGTTGTCACGAGCGGGCACGCGTCAGCGGCCTGCTGTTCTGA
- a CDS encoding YqfO family protein, producing MYKLCFYVPESHLGEVKEAVFAAGGGRIGAYDHCCWQVLGHGQYRPLEGSQPFLGQQGQVQPVAEWKVELVVADELIHDSVKALKRAHPYETPAFEVWRLSDMVF from the coding sequence ATGTACAAGCTGTGTTTCTATGTTCCCGAAAGCCATCTGGGCGAAGTCAAGGAAGCGGTTTTCGCAGCGGGCGGCGGTCGCATCGGGGCTTATGACCATTGCTGCTGGCAGGTGCTCGGGCACGGCCAGTATCGACCGCTGGAAGGCAGCCAGCCGTTCCTCGGGCAGCAGGGCCAGGTGCAGCCGGTTGCCGAGTGGAAGGTGGAACTGGTAGTCGCCGACGAATTGATCCACGACAGCGTCAAGGCGCTCAAGCGTGCGCATCCTTATGAAACGCCTGCGTTCGAGGTCTGGCGGTTGTCGGATATGGTTTTCTGA
- a CDS encoding inner membrane protein YpjD, translating into MHPLLPSLAAACLYAGVTGYQGLRLAQRTVPNKRLLIVLGALALVAHGVSLFIQLLSPSGLHLDFFTASSLIAAAVILLILLALHRMPVENLLLLLFPLGCLTVLFAQFAPSGTAPAISEEPGILAHILFSILAYGMLTIAVFQSLLLLLQDHHLKHKHPSGLIKNFPPLQTMESLLFGFLLAGWLLLSASLISGWLFLDNLFAQHLVHKTLLSVIAWVIFGLLLWGRHQLGWRGYKAIRWTLAGFCLLMLAYFGSKLVREFILHI; encoded by the coding sequence ATGCACCCTCTGCTACCGAGCCTAGCTGCCGCCTGCCTTTATGCTGGCGTCACCGGATACCAAGGCCTACGCCTGGCGCAACGCACCGTGCCGAATAAGCGCCTGCTTATCGTCCTGGGCGCCTTGGCGCTCGTTGCGCACGGGGTGAGCCTGTTCATCCAACTGCTGTCGCCGAGCGGACTGCACCTGGATTTCTTCACGGCCTCGAGCCTGATTGCCGCAGCCGTGATTCTCCTGATTCTGCTCGCGCTTCATCGCATGCCAGTCGAGAATCTTCTGCTGCTTCTTTTTCCGCTCGGTTGTCTGACAGTGCTTTTCGCCCAGTTCGCGCCGTCCGGCACCGCGCCGGCCATCAGCGAGGAGCCTGGGATACTGGCACATATCCTGTTTTCCATTCTTGCTTACGGGATGCTTACGATTGCGGTCTTTCAGTCACTGCTGCTGCTCCTGCAGGACCACCACCTCAAGCACAAACACCCGTCCGGCCTGATCAAGAACTTCCCGCCTCTACAAACCATGGAGAGCCTGCTGTTCGGCTTCCTCCTCGCCGGCTGGCTGCTGCTATCGGCATCGCTGATTTCCGGCTGGCTGTTCCTCGACAATCTGTTTGCCCAGCATCTGGTGCATAAAACACTGCTATCAGTCATCGCTTGGGTAATCTTCGGCCTGTTGCTGTGGGGGCGCCATCAGCTTGGCTGGCGCGGCTATAAGGCCATTCGCTGGACGCTGGCGGGCTTCTGTCTGCTGATGTTGGCCTATTTCGGCAGCAAGCTGGTCCGCGAATTCATCCTGCACATCTAG
- a CDS encoding HlyC/CorC family transporter — protein sequence MENLHPGFLVGLLVFLLLCSAFFSSSETGMLSLNRYRLRHQAKEGHSGAKRAIELLSRPDRLLGTILVGNNFVNILASSIATVLAMQLWGEAGIAIATIGLTIILLIFGEITPKTLAALRPEVVAYPVSLPLMLLQKVLYPLVALLGWISNGLLKLLGVDPSKKGTDSLSTEELRSVVRESGSDLPLNRQNMLLGILDLERVTVDDIMIPRNEVAGIDLEDDLETIVGQLRTTPHTRLPVFRKDINQIEGIVHMRQIARLLSHDQLTKDNLLEACNEPYFVPENTPLSTQLLNFQKQKRRIGIVVDEYGDVLGIVTLEDILEEIVGEFSNQDALRSPDIHPQDDGTLVIDGAAYLREVNRALSWQLPCDGPKTLNGLITEALEHIPDSGICLQIKQYRFEVLQAADNRVKSVRAWVAEDIQEEPSDTP from the coding sequence GTGGAAAATCTACATCCCGGCTTTCTGGTTGGCCTGCTGGTCTTCCTGCTTTTGTGCTCAGCCTTTTTTTCAAGTTCCGAAACCGGAATGCTCAGCCTCAACCGCTATCGCTTGCGCCATCAGGCAAAAGAAGGTCACTCCGGAGCCAAACGAGCCATCGAATTGCTGTCCAGGCCCGACCGCCTGCTGGGCACCATTCTCGTAGGTAACAATTTCGTCAATATCCTCGCTTCTTCGATCGCGACAGTTCTGGCGATGCAATTATGGGGCGAGGCCGGGATTGCCATTGCCACCATCGGCCTGACAATCATCTTGTTGATCTTTGGTGAGATCACGCCCAAGACGCTAGCGGCCCTGCGCCCAGAGGTGGTCGCCTATCCAGTCAGCCTGCCGTTGATGCTGCTACAGAAGGTGCTGTATCCGCTGGTCGCACTGCTCGGCTGGATCAGCAATGGACTGCTCAAGCTGCTCGGTGTGGACCCGTCCAAGAAAGGCACCGATAGCCTGTCCACCGAAGAGCTACGCAGCGTGGTGCGTGAATCCGGCAGCGATCTGCCGCTGAATCGACAGAACATGCTGCTCGGCATTCTCGACCTCGAACGGGTGACTGTCGATGACATCATGATCCCGCGCAACGAAGTCGCCGGCATTGATCTTGAGGATGACTTGGAAACCATCGTTGGCCAGTTACGCACCACACCGCACACCCGCCTGCCAGTGTTTCGCAAGGACATCAACCAGATCGAAGGCATCGTGCACATGCGGCAGATCGCCCGCCTGCTCAGTCACGACCAACTGACCAAGGACAACCTGCTCGAAGCCTGCAACGAGCCCTATTTCGTCCCCGAAAATACCCCGCTCTCTACCCAGTTGCTCAATTTTCAAAAACAAAAGCGCCGCATCGGCATCGTGGTGGATGAATATGGCGATGTACTGGGGATCGTTACCCTGGAAGATATTCTCGAAGAGATCGTTGGCGAGTTCAGCAACCAGGATGCCTTGCGCAGCCCGGATATACACCCCCAGGACGATGGCACCTTGGTGATAGACGGCGCCGCCTATCTACGCGAAGTAAACCGAGCGCTGAGCTGGCAGTTACCCTGCGACGGACCGAAGACGCTTAACGGATTGATTACCGAAGCGCTTGAGCATATTCCAGATAGCGGTATCTGCCTGCAGATCAAGCAGTATCGATTCGAAGTCTTGCAGGCCGCAGACAATCGCGTCAAAAGCGTGCGCGCCTGGGTGGCCGAAGATATTCAGGAAGAACCGAGCGACACGCCATAA
- a CDS encoding NUDIX hydrolase: MKYCSQCGSTITEQIPDGDNRIRFVCAACDTIHYQNPRIVAGCLPVWGDSILLCRRAIEPRRGYWTLPAGFMENGETMQQAAERETLEEACARVTGLRLYTLFDLPHINQVYTFFRAELLDDRFCAGDESLEVKLFSQAEIPWSELAFPTVGRTLEYFFADRVQQTFPVRNEAIAPIPMARRQV, encoded by the coding sequence ATGAAATACTGCAGCCAATGCGGCAGCACAATCACAGAACAAATACCTGACGGAGATAACCGAATCCGCTTCGTCTGTGCAGCCTGTGACACGATTCACTACCAGAACCCACGGATCGTTGCCGGTTGCCTGCCCGTCTGGGGCGACTCTATATTGCTCTGTCGGCGCGCAATCGAGCCACGGCGTGGCTATTGGACATTGCCGGCCGGCTTCATGGAAAACGGCGAAACCATGCAGCAGGCAGCAGAGCGAGAAACGTTGGAAGAAGCCTGCGCCAGAGTTACGGGCCTGCGTCTCTATACGCTGTTCGACCTGCCGCACATCAACCAGGTCTACACGTTCTTTCGCGCCGAGCTGCTCGATGATCGATTCTGTGCAGGAGACGAGAGTCTCGAGGTCAAGCTTTTCAGCCAGGCCGAGATCCCTTGGTCAGAGCTGGCTTTCCCGACCGTGGGCCGTACCCTAGAATACTTTTTCGCCGACCGGGTGCAGCAGACCTTCCCGGTGCGCAACGAAGCCATCGCACCTATACCGATGGCGCGCAGACAGGTCTGA